From Pseudanabaena sp. PCC 6802, one genomic window encodes:
- a CDS encoding NF041680 family putative transposase — MISLDKLEQFRKYTYEIIGNGRDALFDLMDAVLTSRSVSSFVELSLSPLFRREWSSIYEALQDSHPPREDLMKQYIQQMPAAEVTILAGDHTAWSRPYAVTLQERTYEHQPQPGVGSKPVTVGQGYSTIAWIPESEGSFALPLRHERITSFENPIQKAASQLRLVCAEIPGTVLFLGDGEYGCAPFLQQTADIPCIKLLRLRPNRVLYHAPKDYEGHGRPHKHGEKFSLKDSDTWSIPQADITIAEPKLGRLQIRRWPNLHLKQAADHPFTLILVERLDMPESKPLWLIWVAKDEPILSEVWQKYLRRFAIEHWYRLVRQRLHWTIPQLSTPAQMETWSDLMPLLTWQLWLARELVQDSPLPWQKPMTKLSPGRVANAFALVLVRIGSPSPDPKPRGKSPGWPLGKKRTQRIRYPTVKKRYAKPLKKASAATA, encoded by the coding sequence ATGATTAGTTTGGATAAACTTGAGCAATTTCGCAAGTACACGTACGAAATTATAGGGAACGGGAGAGATGCGCTGTTCGACTTGATGGATGCGGTACTGACGAGTCGGAGTGTTTCATCGTTTGTGGAACTTTCGTTAAGCCCATTATTTCGGAGGGAGTGGTCGAGTATCTATGAAGCACTGCAAGATAGTCATCCTCCACGTGAAGACTTGATGAAGCAATACATACAGCAAATGCCGGCAGCAGAGGTGACGATATTGGCGGGCGACCATACAGCCTGGTCGCGTCCCTATGCGGTGACATTACAAGAACGCACCTACGAACATCAACCTCAACCGGGAGTAGGAAGCAAACCTGTTACGGTGGGGCAAGGATACAGCACAATTGCCTGGATTCCAGAGTCAGAAGGGAGTTTTGCCTTACCGTTGCGGCATGAGCGGATCACCAGTTTCGAGAACCCGATTCAGAAAGCCGCTAGTCAGTTACGCTTGGTTTGTGCGGAAATTCCTGGGACTGTGCTTTTCCTGGGGGATGGCGAGTATGGGTGCGCACCATTTTTGCAGCAAACAGCAGACATCCCGTGTATCAAGCTGCTCAGGCTACGCCCCAACCGGGTTCTGTATCATGCCCCAAAGGATTACGAGGGGCATGGGCGACCCCATAAGCATGGAGAGAAATTTAGCCTCAAAGACTCTGACACTTGGTCTATTCCCCAAGCAGACATCACAATTGCAGAGCCTAAACTGGGACGATTGCAAATTCGTCGATGGCCAAACCTGCACTTAAAGCAAGCCGCAGACCATCCCTTTACACTCATTCTGGTCGAACGTCTTGATATGCCTGAATCGAAACCCCTGTGGTTGATTTGGGTCGCTAAAGACGAGCCAATCTTGAGTGAGGTATGGCAAAAATATCTGCGCAGATTTGCCATTGAGCATTGGTATCGCTTGGTGCGTCAACGTCTCCATTGGACAATCCCTCAGCTTTCTACCCCTGCTCAGATGGAGACTTGGTCGGACTTGATGCCTTTACTTACTTGGCAATTGTGGCTCGCTCGTGAACTTGTCCAAGACTCTCCTCTGCCTTGGCAGAAACCGATGACTAAATTGTCTCCTGGTCGAGTTGCAAATGCTTTTGCTTTAGTTTTGGTCAGGATTGGCTCTCCTTCCCCTGACCCTAAACCTCGCGGTAAGTCTCCAGGTTGGCCTCTTGGGAAAAAACGAACCCAACGGATTCGTTATCCTACTGTCAAAAAACGCTATGCCAAGCCCCTCAAAAAAGCTTCCGCTGCAACTGCTTAG
- a CDS encoding transposase, whose amino-acid sequence MANRRKDFHLKAAHKLCDQAQTIFAEDLNVKGLTRGMLRKDCVDAAFGQFLSLTEWVCWKRGVYFAKVNPSGTSQTCPNCFATVSKGLESREHHCPECGYRTHRDHAAAEMVLHRGLEHVVAQGLWGTETACQVGLSGVYDLDKWRGAGMSNREVGKPALYP is encoded by the coding sequence ATTGCAAACCGTCGTAAAGATTTTCATCTGAAAGCGGCTCACAAACTTTGCGACCAAGCACAAACCATCTTTGCCGAAGACCTCAACGTCAAAGGATTGACGCGAGGGATGCTGCGAAAAGATTGTGTAGATGCCGCCTTTGGCCAATTTTTGTCTCTGACGGAATGGGTCTGCTGGAAACGAGGGGTGTACTTTGCCAAGGTCAATCCCAGCGGCACCAGCCAAACCTGTCCCAATTGCTTTGCAACTGTGAGTAAAGGTCTGGAGAGCAGAGAGCATCATTGCCCTGAGTGTGGGTATCGGACTCATCGTGACCATGCCGCAGCAGAAATGGTTTTGCATCGTGGACTAGAGCATGTAGTAGCCCAGGGACTCTGGGGAACGGAAACAGCCTGCCAAGTCGGTCTGTCGGGGGTCTATGACCTAGATAAGTGGCGTGGGGCAGGAATGTCTAATCGCGAGGTTGGGAAGCCCGCGCTGTACCCGTAG
- a CDS encoding phosphotransacetylase family protein — protein MPQAKQLLIGSTRAYSGKSATILGLALHLQTLGLKIGYGKPLGTFTTQTLPESSPGVDADVEFITQTLKLPEALVKPTLLSLDKQTLRQRLTREDTTDYKAVFKQHYQSADGDLVLVEAPANTAEGALFGLSLREMSDCIGAPILLVVRFGSLLVADHVLKAKERLEDRLLGAVINDIPESQLETCRDIVLPYLESMGVPVLAIMPEDRILRSVSVQELVEQLGASVLYSPEHSSLSDLMVEDLKIGAMDVNSAQLFFRNSYNKAVITGSNRLDIQLAALETSTNCLVLTGPPSISAEVLQRATEYEVPILSVAKDTLTTVEVIESCLGQVRLHEGVKVRSIRNMMAKHFDFDRLLSTLDIRPTVPV, from the coding sequence GTGCCTCAGGCAAAACAACTGCTGATTGGTTCAACCAGAGCGTATAGTGGCAAATCAGCGACAATTTTAGGTCTAGCTCTTCATCTGCAAACTTTGGGTTTAAAGATTGGCTATGGTAAACCCTTAGGGACTTTTACCACGCAAACCTTGCCCGAATCATCGCCGGGAGTGGATGCTGATGTTGAGTTCATTACCCAAACCTTGAAGTTGCCTGAGGCATTGGTCAAACCAACTTTGCTCAGCCTGGATAAGCAAACATTGAGGCAGCGCCTCACTCGCGAGGATACTACTGACTATAAAGCAGTATTTAAACAACACTATCAAAGTGCTGATGGCGATCTAGTGCTTGTCGAAGCTCCAGCTAACACGGCAGAAGGGGCTCTATTCGGCCTATCTTTGCGGGAGATGTCTGACTGCATTGGCGCGCCAATTTTGCTTGTGGTCAGGTTTGGTTCTTTGTTAGTAGCCGATCACGTACTTAAGGCCAAGGAAAGACTGGAAGATCGCCTGCTAGGTGCGGTAATTAATGATATCCCCGAATCGCAGCTAGAGACGTGTAGAGATATTGTGTTGCCTTATTTGGAGTCGATGGGCGTACCTGTACTCGCAATTATGCCTGAGGATAGAATCCTGCGTAGCGTCAGCGTGCAGGAGTTGGTGGAGCAACTGGGAGCATCAGTACTCTACAGTCCAGAACACAGTAGTTTGTCAGATCTAATGGTCGAAGATCTCAAAATTGGCGCGATGGATGTCAACTCCGCCCAACTCTTCTTCCGTAACTCCTATAACAAAGCCGTAATCACGGGTAGCAATCGCCTGGATATTCAGCTTGCTGCTCTGGAGACTTCCACTAATTGCCTGGTTCTAACTGGCCCGCCCAGTATTAGTGCTGAAGTACTGCAACGCGCCACAGAGTACGAGGTCCCAATTTTATCAGTAGCCAAGGATACCTTAACTACCGTAGAAGTAATTGAAAGTTGTCTCGGTCAGGTACGCTTGCATGAGGGCGTGAAGGTGCGATCGATCCGCAACATGATGGCTAAACATTTCGATTTCGATCGCTTGTTAAGCACCCTGGATATTAGACCCACAGTTCCCGTCTAG
- a CDS encoding helix-turn-helix domain-containing protein yields MLTMNYTYRIYPGATQQPELLEWLETCRGVYNYALRELKDWIASRKCLVDRCSLSDCKPS; encoded by the coding sequence ATGCTGACCATGAACTACACCTACCGAATCTATCCAGGTGCCACACAGCAACCTGAACTGCTGGAGTGGCTTGAGACTTGCAGAGGCGTGTATAACTACGCTTTGCGCGAACTCAAAGATTGGATTGCTTCGCGTAAGTGCCTGGTAGACAGATGTTCTCTATCGGATTGCAAACCGTCGTAA
- a CDS encoding beta-ketoacyl synthase N-terminal-like domain-containing protein, with amino-acid sequence MSFERDRVVVTGIGLVTAIGQDRKTTWTNLLAGKTGIEPVYAPRLGDAVIPLARVDLLQADMPRVERLILPAVNEAIADAGLVLPPIDCGIVVGSSRSYQREWELLMRHDSQSRLPRSDWLNLLPGNIARLVATQTKTQSIVLSPMAACATGNWAIAQAYEAIQMGKCTMAIAAAVDAPIVPLSIAGFQKLGAMARTGLYPFSREREGLVLGEGAAAIVMESESALRSRGCVSRCYGEILGFGLTNDAWHPTSPDPEHTQAERAIHTCLDRAGINAEDVGHINLHGTGTQLNDASEAKLAARIFPHAPHVSATKGATGHVLGATGMMEAAFCLMALREQVLPPCTGMRSPEFDLNFTHNACEVEHRIALNVSFGFGGQNAVVAFGRSKVPIT; translated from the coding sequence GTGTCATTCGAACGCGATCGAGTCGTAGTTACTGGCATTGGTCTTGTTACCGCGATCGGACAGGATCGCAAAACTACCTGGACGAATCTGCTGGCAGGAAAGACAGGGATAGAACCAGTATATGCGCCTCGTTTAGGAGATGCGGTTATCCCGCTCGCACGAGTCGATCTCCTGCAGGCTGACATGCCGAGGGTAGAGCGCTTGATCTTACCAGCCGTTAACGAGGCGATCGCTGATGCAGGGTTAGTGTTGCCACCCATCGATTGCGGTATTGTTGTGGGTTCCAGTCGCTCCTATCAGCGGGAATGGGAATTGCTTATGAGACATGACTCGCAATCCAGATTACCGCGATCGGATTGGCTAAATTTATTACCAGGCAATATTGCCAGACTAGTTGCGACTCAGACCAAAACTCAGTCCATAGTACTATCGCCCATGGCAGCCTGTGCTACGGGTAACTGGGCGATCGCGCAAGCCTACGAGGCGATTCAGATGGGCAAATGCACGATGGCGATCGCGGCGGCGGTTGACGCACCGATCGTACCGCTCAGCATCGCGGGGTTCCAAAAATTAGGGGCAATGGCACGCACGGGGCTATATCCATTCAGTCGCGAGCGCGAGGGATTGGTGTTGGGTGAAGGTGCGGCAGCAATAGTAATGGAGTCAGAGAGCGCGTTGAGATCGCGCGGATGCGTAAGTAGATGTTACGGCGAGATTTTAGGGTTTGGTCTGACAAATGATGCTTGGCATCCCACCAGTCCCGATCCAGAACATACTCAAGCAGAAAGAGCGATTCATACTTGCCTGGATCGCGCTGGCATTAATGCCGAAGATGTCGGCCATATCAACCTGCATGGCACTGGAACGCAGCTTAATGATGCTTCAGAAGCAAAGTTAGCGGCACGAATTTTCCCCCATGCTCCCCATGTCAGTGCCACTAAAGGAGCTACGGGACATGTATTAGGTGCGACTGGCATGATGGAGGCAGCTTTCTGTTTAATGGCATTACGAGAACAAGTATTGCCTCCCTGTACGGGAATGCGATCGCCCGAGTTCGATCTCAACTTCACCCACAATGCTTGTGAAGTCGAGCATAGGATTGCCTTAAACGTCAGTTTCGGTTTTGGCGGACAAAATGCTGTAGTTGCATTTGGTCGATCTAAAGTACCAATTACATGA
- the rpmA gene encoding 50S ribosomal protein L27: MAHKKGSGSTRNGRDSNAKRLGVKRYGGQVVTAGSILVRQRGTKFHPGNNVGRGNDDTLFAVIDGVVAFERLGKTRKKVSVYAAS; encoded by the coding sequence ATGGCACATAAGAAAGGGTCAGGTAGTACTCGTAACGGGCGCGATTCTAATGCTAAGCGTCTGGGTGTAAAGCGTTATGGCGGCCAAGTCGTCACCGCTGGCAGCATTCTGGTACGTCAGCGCGGCACCAAGTTCCATCCTGGCAATAACGTCGGTCGCGGCAACGATGACACCCTATTTGCAGTTATCGACGGTGTAGTTGCATTTGAAAGGCTGGGCAAAACTCGCAAAAAAGTCAGCGTTTACGCCGCTTCCTAG
- a CDS encoding GuaB3 family IMP dehydrogenase-related protein, whose protein sequence is MDIQIGRGKSARRAYGIDEIALVPGRSTLDPVLADTQWEIGGIKREIPIIASAMDGVIDVGMAVRMSQLGALGVINLDGIQTRYTDPSVVLDKIASVGTTEFVALMQELYAEPVKPELIQQRIREIKDRGGIACASSTPANAEKYGKLAAEAGCDLFFVQSTVVSTTHLSPEGLSALDLAEFCRSMPIPVLLGNCVTYEVTMELLKAGAAGVLVGIGPGAACTSRGVLGVGVPQATAIADCAAARDDYFNQTGRYVPIIADGGLITGGDICKSIACGADGVMIGSPLARAQEAPGRGFHWGMATPSPVLPRGTRIRVGSTGTIEQILRGPAGLDDGTHNLLGALKTSMGTLGAKNIKEMQQVEVIIAPSLLTEGKVYQKAQQLGMGK, encoded by the coding sequence GTGGATATTCAGATTGGACGAGGTAAGTCTGCCAGAAGGGCGTACGGTATTGATGAAATCGCCCTAGTACCAGGTCGTAGTACGTTAGATCCCGTCTTAGCTGATACGCAATGGGAAATTGGTGGCATCAAGCGCGAGATCCCGATTATTGCTAGTGCTATGGATGGCGTTATCGATGTGGGCATGGCCGTTCGCATGTCGCAGTTGGGTGCTCTAGGTGTAATTAACCTGGATGGCATTCAGACGCGATATACCGATCCGTCGGTCGTGCTGGATAAAATTGCATCGGTAGGTACGACTGAATTTGTGGCATTGATGCAAGAACTTTATGCTGAGCCAGTTAAACCGGAACTAATTCAGCAAAGAATTCGCGAAATTAAAGACCGGGGTGGCATTGCCTGCGCTAGTTCTACCCCAGCTAATGCTGAGAAATACGGCAAGTTAGCTGCTGAAGCAGGTTGCGATTTGTTTTTCGTGCAGTCTACGGTTGTTTCTACTACGCATCTTTCTCCGGAAGGCTTATCTGCACTTGACCTGGCGGAATTCTGCCGCAGTATGCCCATTCCCGTTCTATTGGGTAACTGCGTTACCTATGAAGTGACAATGGAATTACTCAAAGCCGGGGCAGCGGGTGTCCTGGTTGGCATTGGCCCAGGTGCAGCCTGCACGTCCAGGGGTGTTTTAGGTGTGGGCGTGCCGCAAGCAACCGCGATCGCCGACTGTGCCGCTGCCAGAGATGACTATTTCAACCAAACGGGACGGTACGTGCCGATTATTGCCGATGGTGGTCTGATTACTGGCGGTGATATTTGTAAATCCATTGCTTGCGGGGCTGATGGCGTAATGATTGGTTCGCCACTGGCACGAGCCCAAGAAGCTCCCGGTCGAGGATTTCATTGGGGCATGGCAACGCCCAGCCCCGTGCTGCCGCGCGGTACGCGCATTCGGGTCGGCAGCACCGGCACGATCGAGCAAATCCTGCGCGGGCCAGCGGGCTTAGATGATGGTACTCATAATCTGCTGGGAGCTTTAAAGACCAGTATGGGGACTTTAGGTGCCAAGAATATTAAGGAAATGCAGCAGGTAGAAGTAATTATTGCTCCTTCGCTGTTAACAGAAGGCAAAGTTTACCAAAAAGCCCAGCAACTGGGAATGGGCAAATAA
- a CDS encoding peptidylprolyl isomerase, with protein sequence MRRWIVNFLVMIVSAGLLASCGLGALSNNPASSPTDTSATPSSIDKSTIEDIPKKSPPATTVSAVKVPRLTGAATVEMKLKNGGAVTIAVDGERAPITAGNFIDLVNRGFYNNLTFHRVEKDPPFVVQGGDPEGNGTGGFTDPATSQPRNIPLEILAEGEKTPTYGRVLATGVKPQLKHTKGAVAMARSQLPNSASSQFYITLTDTKFLDGSYAVFGYVTSGMDAVDRIQVGDRIESIKILEGKDNLKQSNEPISK encoded by the coding sequence ATGCGACGTTGGATCGTGAATTTTTTAGTAATGATTGTAAGCGCAGGATTATTAGCGAGCTGTGGCTTGGGTGCCCTCTCTAATAATCCTGCTAGCAGTCCCACTGATACATCTGCTACGCCTAGCTCCATTGACAAATCTACGATCGAAGATATCCCAAAAAAATCTCCGCCTGCCACCACAGTATCTGCGGTTAAGGTGCCTCGCCTAACTGGTGCGGCTACCGTCGAAATGAAGCTCAAAAATGGTGGTGCAGTTACGATCGCAGTCGATGGAGAGCGCGCTCCGATTACGGCTGGTAATTTCATCGATCTGGTAAATCGCGGCTTTTACAACAATCTCACTTTCCATCGAGTGGAAAAAGATCCCCCATTTGTCGTGCAGGGCGGCGATCCCGAAGGTAATGGCACGGGCGGCTTTACTGACCCCGCTACTTCGCAGCCGCGTAATATTCCTCTAGAGATCCTGGCGGAAGGTGAAAAAACACCAACCTATGGGCGGGTGCTGGCGACGGGAGTAAAGCCCCAACTCAAACATACTAAAGGAGCGGTAGCCATGGCGCGATCGCAGTTACCTAACTCTGCTTCTTCACAGTTTTACATTACACTAACCGATACCAAATTCCTGGATGGCTCCTATGCTGTATTTGGCTATGTCACCAGTGGTATGGATGCGGTAGATCGGATTCAAGTGGGCGATCGCATTGAGTCAATTAAAATTCTGGAGGGCAAAGATAACCTCAAGCAATCAAACGAGCCAATCTCAAAGTAA
- the rplU gene encoding 50S ribosomal protein L21: MSYAIIQTGGKQYRVEVGRFYDVELLDVAPDDKVEINDVLLVNMDGSITIGQPRVEGAQVEATVMRHLKAKKVIVYKMKPKKKTRKKNGHRQPLTRIMVDAIKV; this comes from the coding sequence ATGAGTTACGCAATTATTCAAACTGGCGGTAAGCAATATCGCGTCGAAGTCGGCAGATTTTATGATGTCGAGCTATTAGACGTTGCACCTGACGATAAAGTCGAAATTAATGATGTCCTGTTAGTCAACATGGACGGCAGCATCACGATCGGGCAACCCCGCGTGGAAGGCGCGCAGGTAGAGGCAACCGTCATGCGGCATCTCAAGGCAAAGAAAGTAATTGTCTACAAGATGAAGCCCAAGAAAAAGACCCGCAAGAAAAACGGTCACCGTCAGCCACTGACTCGCATCATGGTAGATGCCATCAAGGTATAA
- a CDS encoding SpoIID/LytB domain-containing protein produces MKSYFNLAIHAAIGIICIIGFAGKSTANESNPILHIGIVQRFGSNSKDRLKLKVPNGDKLTLTFPSEDGKMRQTLTTDNVVIEISQQPLTQPILDEKIILSHHRSFENAAASAYRFNQEGVETEIAQPRRWQVWAKRSTYTTPLLRRMLLYSLKLHGYNIVQLDSQVVKQQPKVAWLLGSTRYEKDLVDITSDRGIVEVNDRPYAGTFRLQPNAHRSFTLVNYVPLETYLRGVVPHEIGYNAPYAAVQAQAVLARTYALASRHRFLTDNYELCATTQCQVYRGLENTTTTADNAIADTSGKVLTYNNKVVDALYSSTTGGVTANYNDIWDGQERPYLRSVVDSVTTAIDLKRSDLADENRFRAFIERRDGFNEVGWNNFRWKSDSTLDEIKKTLQEFLKLSGDTDTKFQQIKQVSITKRAPSGRVLAMEVVTDTKTITLEKDEIVDAFEAPNSTLFYMQPIFAEESKPAEKQNATDKQNSQSTQNKQNDSTKILQGYSFVGGGLGHGVGMSQTGSYNLARLGWSYDRILDFYFAGTKLQTLRSEFLPDTSQTLPQKPETFSRDRTATPRQ; encoded by the coding sequence ATGAAAAGTTACTTTAATCTAGCCATCCACGCCGCGATCGGTATTATCTGCATAATTGGATTTGCAGGTAAGAGCACTGCCAACGAGAGTAACCCGATCCTGCACATCGGTATCGTGCAAAGATTTGGCTCTAATTCCAAAGATCGCCTTAAGCTCAAGGTGCCCAACGGTGACAAGCTAACGCTAACCTTTCCATCAGAAGATGGTAAAATGAGGCAAACGCTAACTACAGATAATGTTGTCATCGAGATCTCGCAGCAACCTCTGACTCAGCCGATATTGGATGAAAAAATTATACTGAGCCACCATCGCAGTTTCGAGAATGCTGCGGCGAGCGCCTACCGATTTAACCAGGAGGGCGTTGAAACTGAAATAGCACAACCCAGACGCTGGCAAGTATGGGCCAAACGCAGCACCTACACTACTCCGCTATTACGACGAATGTTACTCTACAGCTTGAAGCTGCACGGTTATAACATCGTGCAACTAGACTCTCAAGTCGTGAAGCAACAACCCAAGGTTGCCTGGTTGTTAGGTAGTACTCGGTATGAGAAAGATTTAGTCGATATCACCAGCGATCGCGGCATTGTAGAGGTAAACGATCGCCCGTATGCGGGCACGTTTCGCCTGCAACCCAACGCACATCGCAGCTTTACGCTGGTTAACTACGTGCCGCTTGAAACCTATCTGCGCGGTGTCGTGCCGCACGAGATCGGCTACAATGCTCCCTATGCAGCAGTACAGGCGCAGGCAGTTCTGGCTCGTACCTATGCCCTTGCCAGCCGTCATCGTTTCCTCACGGATAACTACGAGCTTTGTGCTACGACGCAATGTCAGGTGTATCGTGGATTGGAAAACACAACTACAACTGCTGATAATGCGATCGCCGATACCAGTGGCAAAGTCCTTACCTACAACAATAAAGTGGTGGATGCCCTTTATTCCTCTACGACAGGGGGAGTTACCGCCAACTACAACGATATCTGGGATGGGCAAGAACGCCCCTATCTAAGGTCTGTTGTCGATTCTGTCACGACTGCGATCGATCTAAAGCGCTCCGATCTCGCCGATGAGAATAGATTCCGTGCTTTCATCGAACGGCGCGACGGATTTAATGAAGTCGGCTGGAATAATTTTCGTTGGAAATCCGACAGTACCCTCGATGAAATTAAGAAGACACTCCAGGAGTTTCTGAAGCTCTCTGGCGATACAGATACTAAGTTCCAACAGATTAAACAGGTTAGCATTACCAAAAGAGCCCCTTCTGGCCGCGTGCTGGCGATGGAGGTGGTTACGGATACCAAAACCATTACTTTAGAGAAAGACGAGATTGTTGATGCTTTTGAGGCACCAAATAGTACTTTATTCTACATGCAACCCATTTTTGCGGAAGAGAGCAAGCCCGCAGAAAAGCAGAACGCTACTGACAAACAAAATTCGCAAAGTACTCAAAATAAACAAAATGATTCGACTAAAATCTTACAAGGATATTCGTTTGTTGGCGGTGGTTTAGGGCATGGTGTAGGCATGAGTCAAACAGGCTCTTACAATCTAGCCAGATTGGGCTGGTCCTACGATCGCATTCTCGACTTTTACTTTGCAGGTACCAAGCTGCAGACCCTCAGATCGGAATTTCTCCCAGATACATCGCAGACCTTGCCACAAAAGCCAGAGACATTCAGCCGCGATCGCACTGCTACACCACGCCAATAG
- a CDS encoding IS5 family transposase (programmed frameshift) gives MNYIIAQTLPAAHFKRRFGIETNTFKAIVKVLKPEWRATPTPGAKPKLGLEDRILVAFEYWREYRTYFHIATSWGISESTVCRIVHWVEETLIRSRRFRLPGKRQLVRGFGIPTVANVDVTETRIERPKRHQRAFYSGKQKGHTLKCQLIIDALTGQIICTFFGKGRRHDFKLFKASGIHFHPQTESLQDKGYQGIQKLHLYCRLPHKKPKGGQLTPEQKAFNRQLARQRVGIEHVNRRLKIFRILSGRYRNRRHRFGLRCNLIAGLYNFERSQGSSVG, from the exons ATGAACTATATAATAGCGCAAACCCTACCTGCTGCACACTTTAAGCGTCGATTTGGTATCGAGACTAATACGTTCAAAGCAATTGTGAAAGTGCTTAAACCAGAGTGGCGAGCAACGCCAACACCTGGAGCCAAGCCTAAACTCGGACTAGAAGACCGCATATTGGTTGCCTTCGAGTATTGGCGGGAATATCGCACCTACTTTCACATCGCCACTAGTTGGGGCATCAGCGAGTCTACAGTTTGTCGAATAGTGCATTGGGTAGAGGAGACTTTAATCCGCTCACGTCGCTTTCGACTACCTGGGAAGCGCCAGTTGGTGCGGGGCTTTGGGATACCTACAGTCGCGA ACGTTGATGTGACTGAAACTCGCATTGAGCGTCCTAAGCGGCACCAACGTGCCTTTTATAGCGGCAAACAGAAAGGGCACACGCTCAAATGTCAACTCATAATTGACGCTCTTACTGGGCAGATTATCTGTACGTTTTTCGGCAAGGGGCGACGGCATGATTTCAAGCTGTTCAAAGCTTCTGGCATCCATTTCCATCCTCAAACCGAGAGTTTGCAGGACAAGGGTTATCAAGGCATCCAGAAACTGCATCTCTACTGCCGCTTACCCCACAAGAAACCGAAAGGTGGTCAGCTTACGCCTGAGCAGAAAGCGTTCAACCGCCAACTTGCGCGCCAACGGGTTGGCATTGAGCATGTTAATCGCCGCTTGAAGATCTTCCGCATCTTATCTGGACGCTATCGCAATCGTCGTCACCGCTTTGGTTTGCGTTGCAATCTAATTGCTGGTCTCTACAATTTTGAACGCTCTCAAGGCTCCTCAGTTGGCTAA
- a CDS encoding photosystem I assembly protein Ycf4 has product MATASSVNNVLNYPIRGARRFSNYCFAVVVAIGAIGFLLAGLSSYFHINLLPFSEPLQLEFLPQGLALTFYGIAGTLLDIYLWVIITLDLGGGFNEFNLNSGKVKIFRWGYPGKNRHLDFEYPIADVLAVKVEIKNGLNPKRALYLRVKGKGNIPLTEVGQPMALSKLEDRAAELAKFLGIPLEGL; this is encoded by the coding sequence ATGGCAACAGCATCTTCTGTTAATAATGTCCTCAACTATCCGATTAGGGGTGCCAGGCGCTTCAGCAATTACTGCTTTGCCGTTGTAGTTGCTATCGGTGCGATCGGGTTTCTATTGGCTGGTCTGTCCAGCTATTTCCACATCAACCTGCTACCCTTTTCCGAGCCTTTACAGTTAGAATTTTTACCCCAGGGCTTGGCACTAACTTTCTATGGTATAGCTGGTACTTTGCTAGACATTTACCTTTGGGTAATTATTACGCTGGACTTAGGGGGCGGTTTTAATGAATTTAACCTCAACTCAGGTAAGGTCAAAATTTTTCGCTGGGGCTATCCCGGTAAAAATCGTCACCTTGATTTTGAATATCCAATCGCAGATGTATTAGCAGTGAAGGTTGAAATTAAAAACGGACTTAATCCTAAGCGAGCGTTATATCTGCGAGTGAAAGGGAAAGGTAATATACCACTGACAGAAGTAGGACAACCAATGGCTTTGTCAAAGCTTGAGGATAGGGCAGCAGAACTTGCCAAATTCCTGGGCATACCGCTAGAGGGTCTTTAA